A region from the Myxococcales bacterium genome encodes:
- a CDS encoding LemA family protein has product MMRLPEWRFRLQLRHKIALVLGAVVLLVGSVAGAKRLSPTYDELVALNEAVAREWAGVEAQLQRRYDLIPNLVEVAKASAAHEHAVFVEVAEARAGYTGALTREARIEAAQRTEVALRRVPAVVYESYPRLAASGRFRDLMRSLERAEDNILGQRLKYNKAVADYNARRRSVEGRVVCAFTRFGPAAYYQAPPASQQAVVLGTMASGALEAKPAPTGANDGEALVVASPADAGSTLTVATSDAGATAPLPLAKRFKVSGVMTAGATRQAVVVGPDGRQIVVSKGSVLPGTHARVVAIDDHGVTLEDRGPNGNGAPAEVRLQ; this is encoded by the coding sequence TTGATGCGCTTGCCTGAATGGCGCTTCCGCCTCCAACTCCGGCACAAGATCGCGCTGGTTCTCGGCGCCGTCGTCTTGCTCGTGGGCTCCGTCGCGGGCGCGAAGCGGCTGTCGCCGACCTATGACGAGCTCGTGGCGCTGAACGAGGCCGTCGCGCGGGAGTGGGCCGGCGTCGAGGCCCAGCTGCAGCGCCGCTACGATCTGATCCCCAACCTCGTCGAGGTGGCGAAGGCCTCCGCTGCACACGAGCACGCGGTGTTCGTCGAGGTTGCCGAGGCCCGCGCGGGCTACACCGGCGCGCTCACCCGGGAGGCGCGCATCGAGGCGGCCCAGCGCACGGAGGTCGCGCTCCGTCGTGTTCCCGCCGTGGTGTACGAGTCTTACCCGAGGCTCGCGGCCAGCGGTCGCTTCCGCGACCTGATGCGCTCGCTCGAGCGCGCGGAGGACAACATCCTCGGCCAGCGCCTGAAGTACAACAAGGCCGTCGCCGACTACAACGCGCGGCGGCGGAGCGTCGAAGGGCGCGTCGTGTGCGCCTTCACGCGCTTTGGGCCGGCCGCGTACTACCAAGCGCCGCCGGCTTCGCAGCAGGCCGTCGTGCTCGGGACGATGGCGAGCGGAGCGCTGGAGGCGAAGCCTGCGCCCACCGGCGCGAACGACGGAGAGGCTCTTGTGGTGGCGTCGCCGGCCGACGCAGGGTCCACGCTGACGGTTGCCACGAGCGACGCAGGAGCGACCGCGCCGCTGCCCCTCGCGAAGCGCTTCAAGGTAAGCGGCGTCATGACCGCGGGCGCCACGCGCCAGGCGGTGGTCGTGGGGCCCGACGGTCGCCAGATCGTCGTGAGCAAAGGCTCGGTGCTCCCGGGCACGCACGCACGCGTCGTCGCCATCGATGACCACGGCGTGACGCTCGAGGATCGCGGGCCGAACGGCAACGGCGCGCCCGCAGAAGTGCGCCTGCAGTAG